A stretch of the Streptococcus himalayensis genome encodes the following:
- a CDS encoding Eco57I restriction-modification methylase domain-containing protein → MMAQIDISEEGLAKESKELLSVLLKDRTTNKSIVWATHSYEFLGRGFGVADSMTPKRITGGYANLIQPRSEKSKAEQKDRTKVRAEVFTPTWLVKMQNGYVEDELVGTTLEEYVDTKWLEITCGEAPYMVSRYDAVTGEEVPLEERVGFLDRKLQRISREVSDEAAFFQLALRAYQASYGYEYQGDSLLLARENLLASFDDYYVAKFHHAPTLAQKTEIATIISYNVFQMDGLEQTTPFSATAPRAVQLDLFEEIAELDPLPIPKETKIKDWKTGKMIGFQRLSSEELTMKFDVVIGNPPYQEEGGARDEPIYHYFMDESYKLAKKSCLITPARFLFNAGQTPKPWMKKMLSDKHLKVLSYKQKSNKVFPDTDIKGGVAITYRDETKNFGEIGVFTHFEELNQIVKKVMTVSGFSPFSDIVYPQGIYKFSKKLFEDFPQALELQGKGTKSKIVSKSLTALDFVFSDSPETGKVKLLGRIGTDRVYKYIDVRYIDFPETFENYNVFVPEANGSGALGEVLSTPLIGEPLIGHTDTFLSIGNFKSEFEANSCLKYVKTRFVRVLLGVLKITQHNSRNTWAKVPLQDFTVNSDIDWSQSVADIDRQLYRKYKLSPEEIAFIETKVREME, encoded by the coding sequence GATTTGGTGTGGCAGATAGCATGACACCGAAAAGGATTACAGGAGGCTATGCTAATCTCATCCAACCACGATCAGAGAAGTCAAAGGCAGAGCAAAAAGACCGCACGAAAGTACGTGCAGAAGTCTTTACCCCGACTTGGTTAGTGAAGATGCAAAACGGGTACGTAGAAGACGAGCTGGTTGGAACAACTCTTGAAGAGTATGTCGATACCAAATGGTTAGAAATTACCTGTGGTGAAGCACCTTACATGGTCAGCCGTTATGATGCAGTGACTGGAGAAGAAGTCCCCTTAGAAGAGCGTGTGGGCTTTTTAGACAGAAAGCTTCAGCGGATTAGCCGTGAGGTATCTGATGAAGCTGCGTTTTTCCAACTAGCCCTGCGTGCCTATCAGGCTTCCTACGGCTATGAGTATCAGGGGGATTCTCTCTTATTAGCGCGTGAAAATTTACTAGCAAGTTTTGACGATTACTATGTAGCGAAGTTTCACCATGCGCCAACTCTCGCTCAAAAAACAGAGATTGCCACGATTATTTCCTATAATGTATTCCAGATGGACGGTTTGGAGCAGACAACGCCTTTTTCTGCAACAGCACCAAGAGCTGTTCAGCTAGATCTCTTTGAAGAAATAGCAGAGCTCGATCCCTTACCCATACCTAAAGAAACAAAAATCAAAGATTGGAAAACAGGAAAAATGATAGGTTTTCAGCGCCTATCTAGCGAGGAATTAACAATGAAATTTGATGTTGTAATTGGCAATCCACCGTATCAGGAGGAAGGCGGGGCAAGAGACGAACCGATTTACCACTATTTTATGGATGAATCTTATAAGTTGGCTAAAAAATCTTGCTTAATTACTCCAGCACGTTTTCTTTTTAATGCAGGGCAAACACCGAAGCCATGGATGAAGAAAATGCTTTCTGATAAACATCTAAAAGTGTTGTCATATAAACAAAAGAGCAATAAAGTCTTTCCAGATACAGATATAAAAGGTGGCGTTGCGATTACTTATCGTGACGAGACAAAAAACTTTGGAGAAATAGGTGTCTTTACTCATTTCGAAGAATTGAATCAGATTGTTAAAAAAGTAATGACAGTCTCTGGATTTTCCCCTTTTTCAGATATTGTCTATCCACAAGGTATATATAAATTTTCAAAAAAACTGTTTGAGGACTTTCCTCAAGCATTGGAATTACAAGGAAAAGGAACAAAAAGTAAGATTGTTTCTAAGTCATTGACAGCACTGGATTTTGTATTTTCAGATAGTCCTGAAACTGGCAAAGTGAAATTACTTGGAAGAATTGGTACAGATAGAGTCTATAAATATATTGATGTTAGGTATATAGATTTTCCAGAAACGTTTGAGAATTATAATGTTTTTGTTCCTGAAGCAAATGGAAGCGGTGCCTTAGGTGAAGTGTTATCTACACCCCTAATCGGGGAACCCCTAATCGGGCATACAGATACTTTCTTATCTATTGGTAATTTCAAATCAGAATTTGAGGCAAATTCTTGTCTAAAATATGTAAAAACTCGTTTTGTAAGAGTTCTGTTAGGCGTTCTAAAAATCACTCAACATAATTCACGAAACACTTGGGCAAAAGTCCCTCTCCAAGACTTTACGGTCAATTCGGACATTGATTGGTCACAATCAGTGGCAGATATTGACCGACAATTATATCGAAAATATAAGCTTTCACCAGAAGAAATCGCCTTCATCGAGACGAAAGTAAGGGAGATGGAATAA